Genomic window (Mycolicibacterium smegmatis):
CGTCGTATGCGAGTCACAACGATCTCGGCACCGCGGTGCTCTTGGCGCAGATGTTCGAGGCGGGGTGCACTCGCCTGGTGCTGGCGTCGTCGATGGTGGTCTACGGGCAGGGCCGTTTCTACTGCGTGGAGCACGGCGAGATCGACCCGATGCCGCGCTCACGTGCCGATCTCGATGCCGGGGTGTTCGAACACCGGTGCCCGGTCGGCGAGGAACCGCTGCGGTGGCAGTTGGTCGGCGAGGACGCGCCGGTGCGTCCTCGCAGCCTGTACGCCGCGAGCAAGGCCGCCCAGGAGCACTACGCGCTCGCGTGGGCCGTGGCCGTGGGCGGTTCGGTGGTGGCGTTGCGCTATCACAACGTCTACGGTCCGGGCATGCCGCGTGACACCCCCTATTCGGGGGTCGCGGCGATCTTCCGTTCCCAGCTCGAATCTGGTGATGTGCCAAGGGTTTTCGAGGACGGCGGCCAGATGCGCGACTTCGTGCACGTCGACGACGTCGCGGCGGCCAACCTGGCGGCCGTGCACGCCGTGGACGGGGGCCTGGACGGATTCCACCCGTTCAACGTGTGCTCGGGCAGGCCCATCTCGATCATGGACGTGGCCACGCAGTTGTGTGAGGTGCGCGGGGCGCCCGGGCCGGTGGTCACCGGCCAGTACCGCAGCGGCGACGTCCGGCACATCGTCGCCGATCCCGCGCGCGCCCACGAGGTGC
Coding sequences:
- a CDS encoding NAD-dependent epimerase/dehydratase family protein, which translates into the protein MRVLLTGAAGFIGSRIAVALRDAGHEVIGVDAMLPAAHRTGAQPPEGCELIDVRDADALAPLLSGVDVVCHQAAVVGAGVNPGDAPSYASHNDLGTAVLLAQMFEAGCTRLVLASSMVVYGQGRFYCVEHGEIDPMPRSRADLDAGVFEHRCPVGEEPLRWQLVGEDAPVRPRSLYAASKAAQEHYALAWAVAVGGSVVALRYHNVYGPGMPRDTPYSGVAAIFRSQLESGDVPRVFEDGGQMRDFVHVDDVAAANLAAVHAVDGGLDGFHPFNVCSGRPISIMDVATQLCEVRGAPGPVVTGQYRSGDVRHIVADPARAHEVLGFRAAIDPRDGLREFAFARLRD